Within Amedibacterium intestinale, the genomic segment TATGGATAAACAAGGAAAGGATGGATATTTTAAATGAAAGTAAAAGATCTTTGTCTGATTGCGGCAATGGCCGCTATTGAAATGGTTGTCTTCACTTCCTTTTCTTTTGTTTTATATTTAGAATGCATCACCTTCACAATTATATTATTTGCGATGACTTTTACCAGAAAACAAGCTGTATTTGCCGCAATTGTATTTACGATTCTTAATTTATCTATACAAGGTGTCACTCCATGGTCTATGATGTACTGCCTGATCTATCCCCTATACAGTTTCTTAATTGCCACATTACGCCCTTTTTTAAACAAGCATTTCCTATGTCTTGTTTTCCTATGTGCTCTTTTATCTTTTTTAAGCGGGCAGCTCGTTCAACTTCCTTTTATGCTCATTTCCAAAAAAGTAACCCTTCTTTATATTCTTTCAGGACTACAGGTATCTATCCCGCAGGGAATCGTATCAGGTATCTTCTGTTTTATCTGTTACAAACCTGTATACAATATATTACATAGAATAGAAACAAGAAATTTACATTAAACAACAATATATAATATAAAAGTTTCAGTAATGAAGCTTTTTCTTTTATTAAAATCCCATATTTTTTGATTATGCTCCATATAATCACTAAAAAAATGGTACAATAATATGATGAAGACGGGGTGTTACAATGGAAATTACAGATGTTCAGATTCGCGAATTTGCGCATAATGATACAATTTTAAAAGAAGGAGAAGAATTGTGGAAAAACAATGCTGTTGTATCCTTTGATTTTGATGATTTTTCAAACCCAGACATTATCCTGATCAATGCAAATGTAAAAGATGAAAAAGGGTATCAGGAAGTAAATATGTCAATCGATAAAGATGATGTCATCATACGTGCACATTTATGTAACTGCAAACAGCACAGCGAACAGTTAAGCTGCAGACACTGTGTTGCTGTATTATATAAGGTAAAAGAAATTCTTGAAAAAAAATATCCATCAAAACAAGAACATACAGGAGATGATGCTACACTTGTCCAATTGCTGGAAACCTATGAAAAACAAAATGTATATGCTTCTTTGGCATACACTTTTCAGGAAAAAATGCATCTGGAACCTGTAATAGAAATCCATGATCATTCCTTTCTTGCCTTAACGCTAAAGATAGGAACCAATTATCGTTATATCATTAAAAATATCTCACAGCTGATAGATGACATTCAGGAACATGTCACAAAAGCCTATGGTAAAGAATTAGAATTTTTCCACCATTATGACAGTTTTGATGAGGAAAGCCAGAAATTGCTTGATTTTATTATTTCTCATATGCATGACTCTGTTTATATAAAAAAAGAAAATACATCACAGGCATGCCTAAAAAATAAAAGTTTATTATTAACACCAGATGCACTTGATTCTTTTTTCAATTTATATGCAGGAAAAGAAATCATGTATCGTTTTAAGGAAAAAACACTTACCAATCTGCATTTTGTAAAAACAAATCCATCTTTTACCTTAGATGTAAAAGAGAATCGCTCTACCGATAGTTTTTCCTTTAGGATAGAAGAAAAAGATAATGTAATACTAGAAGGCAGAAAACACCTGTATGTTTTACGAAAAGGCTTTTTATATCAATCCACTCCTTCTTTCTATATAAACATGCATCCTCTGATTCAATCTTTCTATTACGCAAAAAAAGAACTTTCTGTATCAAAACAATTAATGCCATCTTTTTATACAAACATATTATTAAATATAAAAGAGTATATTCAAATACAGGGAGATGATATATCTCTTTATGCCCCAATGCCTTTAGAATGCAAAGCCTATTTAGATATGCCTAAACATAACTGTATCAGTGTAAAACTTATTTACAGTTATGGAAAAATGGAATATAACGCATTTTTACAGCCTTTATTATCTTCTGGAAGAAATATCAAAGAAGAAATGGCAGTACGCTCTTTGTTATCAAGATATATAACACGTATTGATACCAATGAAGGAATCGTCTATATTGAAAATTCACAGGATGCGATGTATACATTTATTACACAAGGTGTTGATGAACTAACAAAAAAATGCATCATGTATGCAACAGAAGCATTCTCTCGCATGCAGGTACGCTCTTCAACTTCCATATCTATGGGAATACGTATGGAAAGTGATTTGCTGCATATTGACTTTGATACTTATGACTTTCCAAAAGAAGAACTGCAAAACGTATTGGAAGCCTATCGTTTAAATCGAAAATACTATCGTATGAAAGATGGTTCCTTTGTTAGTCTTGAAGACAATGCTTTACAGGAATTATCCTTATTGCTGGATGGAATGAATGTGAGCGCATCCCAATTAGAAAATGGAAATCTCATCGTTCCAAAGTATCGTTCCTTATATATAGATAAAAGTTTAGAAGATGCAGATATGATGAAAATTGATCGTGATGCCAGTTTCAAAGATATCATTCGTGGAATCCATAACATTAAAGATGCCGATTACCCTGTCCCTCCTAACCAGAAACATATTTTAAGAAACTATCAAAAGATTGGATATCGCTGGTTAAAAACAATGGCCAATTATGGCTTTGGCGGCATTTTGGCAGATGATATGGGAATAGGAAAAACCATACAGGTCATTACTTTATTAGAAGATGAAAGAATCCAGCATCCAGAAAGTGTTTCTCTGGTTATTTGCCCTAGTTCTTTACTGTTAAACTGGCAAAGTGAAATACAGAAATTCTCTAAAGATTTATCCTGCATCATGATTAGCGGTACAAGTGAAGAAAGAAAAAGACAAATACAAAACTGTAAATCATATGATGTCGTTATTACCTCGTATGATTATATAAAAAGAGATATTGAACAATATGAAGATGTTCTTTTTACATATCAAATTCTTGACGAAGCACAGTATATTAAAAATCATACAACTAAAAATGCAACTTCCGTAAAACAGATACAGGCGAAACATCGTTTTGCTTTAACTGGGACACCAATTGAAAACTCATTGGCAGAACTATGGTCGATTTTTGATTATCTTATGCCTGGATATTTATACAGCTATCCATACTTTAAAAAGCACTACGAATTTCCAATCGTAAAAGAAAATGACCCAGCTACAGTAAAAGAACTGCAGCGAATGGTAGAGCCTTTCATTCTTCGTCGTGTGAAAAAAGATGTATTAAAAGAATTGCCAGAAAAAATAGAAAAAACAATGATGATTGAACTGGATGAGGAAACTCGAAAATTATATATGGCAAATGTTAACAGCATGAAAGAAGATTTAAGAAAGAATCTAAATGAAAAAGGTGTTGCCGCAAGCAGGATTCTTGTATTAACGATGTTAACAAGACTTCGTCAGCTATGCTGTGATCCTCGCCTTGTCTATGAAAATTATGCTATGGTGGGAAATAAGATCAATGCCTGTATGGAATATATTGAAACTTGTTATGAATCAGGTAAAAAAGTACTGTTATTCTCCCAATTCACTTCTTTATTATCTTTATTAGAAGAAGAACTGCATAAGCGAAATATCCGTTATTACCTGTTAAAAGGATCAACGCCAAAAGATAAGCGACAGGAATATGTCAATGCTTTTCAAAATGACAATACCCCTGTATTCTTAATATCTTTAAAAGCTGGCGGTACCGGTTTAAATCTAACAAAAGCAGAAGTTGTTATCCATTTTGATCCATGGTGGAATATTTCTGCACAAAACCAGGCTACTGATCGTGCGTATCGTATTGGGCAGCATAACAACGTACAAGTAATCAAAATGATTGCGAAAGATACCATTGAAGAAAAAATCATGAAACTCCAAGATAAAAAACAAAGTCTTAGTGATACGATCATCCAGCAAAATGAAGGAATCATTACACAAATGAGCAAAGAAGAAATTTTAGATTTGTTCTAAACAAAAAGAACTGTGCGCAAAAAACACAGTTTTTTAAGGAAGAAAGAAAATATGTTTAATCCATCATTTGTGTTCGAACGACATCAACAATCATTGCGATAAATTCTTTATTACTCGGTTTGGCTCTTTGAAAATGGACAGTATTCCCAAATACAGAATGTATGGCAGAAATATCACCCCTAGCCCATGCTACTTCAATCGCATTTCGAATTCCCTTTTCCACACTATATACAGAAGTATCATAATAAATCGCTACCTTTACATATAGATGTTTCGTGATGTTTTTTAATAAAGCTGGATTTTCACATGCTGAAACTATCGCATGTCGTATATAATCATGACCAACAATGTGAGCAGGTATCCCTATTTCATGCAATAAATTTGTAACATTTACATAAATTGCCTTTCTTGAATTATCCATATTTGTTTCTTCCCCCACAAAGCAGATGCTTTCCATATTTTAATAAACACCCTTTTAAATTAAACAGCAAAGAGTTCAAAAAAATAGTCGAAAAATGTCGTATTTTACTCTTTTTTGTCGAATATTGCTTTCTCAATTCTTATCCTTCCCTTTTTTCAACTATATATAGTTAAAAAACTATAATATATACAAAATATATCTTTTAAATTATTTACGCTTAATTTAACCAATGGGTACCTAAATATAACTTCTTACATAAATAATGTAACAAATTGGTATATGATTATTTCAGAAACAGGAGGAACAATCCATGAAACAATCAGAATTATTAAAATCTATTGCTTCTTTAACACCATACCAAAAGAGAAAATTAGAAATCTATGTTATTGATGCTTTGAACCTTAATGAAGAAGACAGGGATTTGAAACCAAAACGCTGTCCATATTGTGGCAAGGAATCCAGAATGATCAAGAAAGGGTTTAAAAACGGGAAACAGCGTTATATGTGTAAAGATTGTAGTCATATCTTTACTTACAATTCACACACGATTACAATGTACTCCAAGATTGAAAGAAGCATGTTAAAAAAAATCGTATTAGATACATTAAGTTTTGTTTTCGTTAAAAAGACAGCAGCAGACTTGGATCTCTCTGTCCCCTGCATATTTGAAAATCGCCATAAAATACTTTGTTCACTGAAAGTATTATTATATAGCGAAAATATGAAATTAAGCGGAACCATAGAGATTGATGAAACTCTTGAGCTTGAAAGCCAAAAAGGGTGCAGGAAGATACAAAGAAAAGCCCGCAAACGAGGCGGGCCATCATCTTATAGAGGATTATTTCATGAACAAGTTTGTATCGTCACCACAACAGATAGAAATGGTCATGAGATATTCAAAGCAGTCGGTTATGGAAAACCAACCAAGAACAGTATACTAGAAAACTTCCTAAAAAATCTAGACCCAAAATCAATTCTATATTCCGATGGAGCATTTTGTTATGATGAACTAGCCAAAAAGGCAAACTGCAGTCTTGTACAATTAAAAATCACATTTGTCATACAACACCGTAGAACATATCAATACAGTGAACAGTATACATTCGCTAATAAAAGGTCAATTGGCTGGATACAGGGGTATCGCAACAAAATACATGAACCGATACATGAGCTTGTTTGTATTTGTTCGTAGATTTCAGGAAATGGATGATAATGAAAAACTGCCTATCATCTTACGAAGATTGAAAGATTTAAAGTTTACCATAACAAGAAAATCTTTAAAAACATATAATTTGCTTTATATTTAAGGATTCATTTGTTATCTAGGTACCTTCTTGTTAAATTAAGCGATTATTTATTTACTGTTTTTCCTTACTTATTTTATATTTCTTTTTCAAATAATATTGACATTTTATAAACTTAAATGATATTATTATTGAGCAGTAAAAATTGGGCTGTTAGCTCAGCTGGGAGAGCACCTGCCTTGCACGCAGGGGGTCAGCGGTTCGATCCCGCTACGGTCCACCATGAAAAACGATTAAGATTCCTCACAGGAATCTTTTTTTGTATAAAAATAAAAACCATGATATTTAACCTAGCACTTTTCTTTTTATCACATAGGATAAAGTGAGGATGATAAAACCTCAGGAAAGGAGATGTTAGTATGACTAACAATTGTGGATGTGAAAACAGAAGAAATCGTTGCTACAGAGGGAATGATCGTGGATTTGATCGTGAAGGGTACTGGAATCAAGATCGCAGATGCGGATGTGGATACTACAACCCTGAAGAAGTAGCACGAGCTGCAGAATTTGTTGCCAGAGCTACCAGAGAATTTGCTGAAGGTGACTTCAGTGAAAGAATGCACGAAAGCAACTGTGCTCGTCAAATGATGCGCTGCATGCGTCGTGGATGTGGATGCGGCTGGGAATAAACTAGCCAAAAGACCATGGGATAATAAATCCTGTGGTCTTTTTTAATGAAAGCAGAAAATCTTAATCATTAAATAATATCCATATACGTACATCTCTACATCATGCAATACTTGATGGTATCTTTCTGCATATAATTTTTACAATTCATTGTTTTCATCTTCGGCTTCTGCTAAAAAATTTCCTGTAATTGTTTATAACCCGCTTGCAGAATTTCTTCATGAATACCCTTTTTTGCTAATAAAAAAGCAGAACAAAAAATTTCTGTTCTACTCATTTAAATATCCCCTTGGGTATCATTTTTCTTCCCTCAAAACAAACAATGCATTGTTAATCACTTCTAAAATTTTATATCTATAATCCCTAAAGCTTAATAATTTGTTTTATCCATTTTTAAGCATATCATTAATATCTTCTTGGACTTTTTTCATAATCTTATTCATTTCCTCAGTACATATATCTTCTAAATGAATACCACATATACATGTAACAACACATTGAAATTTTAATACAGCAGCTTTCACATACATGGCTGCGACATGATCATCTTTATGTCCCACTTGATTCCAAATATTCATTGTTACATGCGTCTCACCACCTTTTAGATATGGCTGTCCAATAACAACACTGCCAATATGCCCATTTTCATTTTGAACATGAATAACCAAATCTTTTCCCATCCATTGCATAGTACGTTTTAAATGAATTTTTCTCATCGTTCATTTCCTTTCTTCTAAAATCATGATAAAATACTCCAATAAAGAATAGGTGATTATCATGACAATTGAACAATTACAATATTTTTACGCTGTTACTATCCATCAAACTTTTTCACAAGCAGCAGCAGAAATGAATATTACACAATCTGCGCTTTCAAAGCAGATTGCTAAACTCGAACAAGAGCTTGGTGTTTTCTTGTTTAATAGAAGCCACAGACAAATCACTCTTACAAATGCAGGTAAACAATTCTTAAAAGATACAGAGATTTTACTAGCTGACTACCAAAAGATGATAGAGAATCAATACACTTTAAAAACAAATCATAAAAATACACTTAAAATAGCTATGCTCCCTATCTTTTCACAATATGACCTAGCACATAAATTAAATGATTTTTCTAAAAAACATCCTTCTATTCACCTTGTGATTGATGAAATTGAAGAACGAGATCTCCAATATAAATTAGATTATCATGATTATGATATCTATATTCTAAGAGGAAACTATCATGCACTTGATTCATTCCAAAATATCCTTTTATATGAAGATGAGTTAGTAGCAGTTATATCTAAACAACATCCTCTTTCTCATCTTAAACAACTTTCCATTCAGCAATTAAAAACCGAAAAATTACTTTTACCTC encodes:
- a CDS encoding cytochrome B; translation: MKVKDLCLIAAMAAIEMVVFTSFSFVLYLECITFTIILFAMTFTRKQAVFAAIVFTILNLSIQGVTPWSMMYCLIYPLYSFLIATLRPFLNKHFLCLVFLCALLSFLSGQLVQLPFMLISKKVTLLYILSGLQVSIPQGIVSGIFCFICYKPVYNILHRIETRNLH
- a CDS encoding SNF2 helicase associated domain-containing protein, producing the protein MEITDVQIREFAHNDTILKEGEELWKNNAVVSFDFDDFSNPDIILINANVKDEKGYQEVNMSIDKDDVIIRAHLCNCKQHSEQLSCRHCVAVLYKVKEILEKKYPSKQEHTGDDATLVQLLETYEKQNVYASLAYTFQEKMHLEPVIEIHDHSFLALTLKIGTNYRYIIKNISQLIDDIQEHVTKAYGKELEFFHHYDSFDEESQKLLDFIISHMHDSVYIKKENTSQACLKNKSLLLTPDALDSFFNLYAGKEIMYRFKEKTLTNLHFVKTNPSFTLDVKENRSTDSFSFRIEEKDNVILEGRKHLYVLRKGFLYQSTPSFYINMHPLIQSFYYAKKELSVSKQLMPSFYTNILLNIKEYIQIQGDDISLYAPMPLECKAYLDMPKHNCISVKLIYSYGKMEYNAFLQPLLSSGRNIKEEMAVRSLLSRYITRIDTNEGIVYIENSQDAMYTFITQGVDELTKKCIMYATEAFSRMQVRSSTSISMGIRMESDLLHIDFDTYDFPKEELQNVLEAYRLNRKYYRMKDGSFVSLEDNALQELSLLLDGMNVSASQLENGNLIVPKYRSLYIDKSLEDADMMKIDRDASFKDIIRGIHNIKDADYPVPPNQKHILRNYQKIGYRWLKTMANYGFGGILADDMGIGKTIQVITLLEDERIQHPESVSLVICPSSLLLNWQSEIQKFSKDLSCIMISGTSEERKRQIQNCKSYDVVITSYDYIKRDIEQYEDVLFTYQILDEAQYIKNHTTKNATSVKQIQAKHRFALTGTPIENSLAELWSIFDYLMPGYLYSYPYFKKHYEFPIVKENDPATVKELQRMVEPFILRRVKKDVLKELPEKIEKTMMIELDEETRKLYMANVNSMKEDLRKNLNEKGVAASRILVLTMLTRLRQLCCDPRLVYENYAMVGNKINACMEYIETCYESGKKVLLFSQFTSLLSLLEEELHKRNIRYYLLKGSTPKDKRQEYVNAFQNDNTPVFLISLKAGGTGLNLTKAEVVIHFDPWWNISAQNQATDRAYRIGQHNNVQVIKMIAKDTIEEKIMKLQDKKQSLSDTIIQQNEGIITQMSKEEILDLF
- a CDS encoding sporulation initiation factor Spo0A C-terminal domain-containing protein produces the protein MDNSRKAIYVNVTNLLHEIGIPAHIVGHDYIRHAIVSACENPALLKNITKHLYVKVAIYYDTSVYSVEKGIRNAIEVAWARGDISAIHSVFGNTVHFQRAKPSNKEFIAMIVDVVRTQMMD
- a CDS encoding IS1/IS1595 family N-terminal zinc-binding domain-containing protein, translating into MKQSELLKSIASLTPYQKRKLEIYVIDALNLNEEDRDLKPKRCPYCGKESRMIKKGFKNGKQRYMCKDCSHIFTYNSHTITMYSKIERSMLKKIVLDTLSFVFVKKTAADLDLSVPCIFENRHKILCSLKVLLYSENMKLSGTIEIDETLELESQKGCRKIQRKARKRGGPSSYRGLFHEQVCIVTTTDRNGHEIFKAVGYGKPTKNSILENFLKNLDPKSILYSDGAFCYDELAKKANCSLVQLKITFVIQHRRTYQYSEQYTFANKRSIGWIQGYRNKIHEPIHELVCICS
- the lpdD gene encoding prenylated flavin chaperone LpdD; translation: MRKIHLKRTMQWMGKDLVIHVQNENGHIGSVVIGQPYLKGGETHVTMNIWNQVGHKDDHVAAMYVKAAVLKFQCVVTCICGIHLEDICTEEMNKIMKKVQEDINDMLKNG
- a CDS encoding LysR family transcriptional regulator encodes the protein MTIEQLQYFYAVTIHQTFSQAAAEMNITQSALSKQIAKLEQELGVFLFNRSHRQITLTNAGKQFLKDTEILLADYQKMIENQYTLKTNHKNTLKIAMLPIFSQYDLAHKLNDFSKKHPSIHLVIDEIEERDLQYKLDYHDYDIYILRGNYHALDSFQNILLYEDELVAVISKQHPLSHLKQLSIQQLKTEKLLLPPKYTNISDLVIEACHQNHFNPYIHRHGRIETILSAASENEGIALVMKKSLHIFHLNQVLVLPFQEHIQGNIFMYYSLDSLHKDIIQEFIQAIRPVQ